One Calonectris borealis chromosome 16, bCalBor7.hap1.2, whole genome shotgun sequence DNA window includes the following coding sequences:
- the RBBP6 gene encoding E3 ubiquitin-protein ligase RBBP6 isoform X7, producing the protein MKKPLGPPPPSYTCFRCGKPGHYIKNCPTNGDKNFESVPRIKKSTGIPRSFMMEVKDPNTKGAMLTNTGKYAIPTIDAEAYAIGKKEKPPFLPEEPSSSSEEDDPIPDELLCLICKDIMTDAVVIPCCGNSYCDECIRTALLESEEHTCPTCHQTDVSPDALIANKFLRQAVNNFKNETGYTKRLRKQIQQQQQQQPPPPPPPPPPLMRQTITRNLQPLLRPAISRQQDPLMIPLASLASRSAAALSSLAPGQSSVAAGLPVNPSSVVVSDLPPAVSLSLRGEKPDGPFRDADTVIPPAALVTAAELSKSSSLSISSLLEEKGYQVPVLRQPALPSLLGPQGQSIPTTGHPMRASTIRSAGGRPGWELSNRGRPHSERTQRTQAPTLPASAPVFVPVPPPPLYPPPPHALPLPPGVPPPQFPPQFPPGQPPSAGYTVPPPGYPPAPANMSSAWVPAAVPTAHSNTIPTTQAPPLSREEFYREQRRLKEEEKKKSKLDEFTNDFAKELMEYKKIQKERRRSFSRSKSPYSASSYSRSSYTYSKSRSGSSRSRSYSRSFSRSHSRSYSRSPPYPRRGKGKSRNYRSRSRSHGYHRSRSRSPPYRRYHSRSRSPVFRGQSPTKRTIPQGEGEREYFNRYREVPPYDMKAYYGRSVDFRDPFEKERYREWERNYREWYEKFYKGYAVGAQPRPPVNRENFSPDRFGPPGTRRENSPYARGRREDYPAGQSHRNRNIAGNYPEKPSGRESHGIKDPTKSKEKEVENPLGDGKGNKHKKHRKRRKGDENEGFPNAELLEGARKPREPVPAEDVKTDTLFMVPSRDDATPVRDEPMEADSIAFKPVSEKEKKEKDKPKAKVDKTKRKVEVAVPPKKDNVIKPAKASQEKVDADREKSPRTEPPVKKVKEELPKTDSVKTSSSQKDEKALGTPRKAHPKVTKDHPETRPAKEEKAKKDHPKETKSEKPSNKEEKSKKPAEKSKPSDAKPEKRKRKADEKLDKEHEGTSIKASKQETAESKTSPKGKTEPDGEKGERTPEKDKSAFLNNPAKKIKLNRETGKKIVSGENVPPAKEPVEKPEPSISKVKQEKAKGKVRRKVTAADGSSSTLVDYTSTSSTGGSPVRKTEEKPDTKRTVIKTMEEYNNDITAPAEDVIIMIQVPQSKWDKDDFESEEEDIKTTQVPANVGKPASVIKNVSAKPPNPIKHNEKEMEPLEKTQKTAKEVSYESSQHDAKSSKSSVSNEKGKTKDRDHSLSDKDTSEKRKSSVQPEKDHSERATEQGNGKNVSQSSKESRSSEKHDTGRGSTAKDFTPNRDKKSDHDGNRDHSSSKRRDEKSELARRKDSPSRNRESTSVQKSKPRDERAEPSKKGTGDAKRSSYSPPRERKQSDHKAAHDSKRTLEEHKPLDKNLGKEKEKHVPEVKSNKEKEPGGNKPPLKQESPDVKNEKENVTGQNDKSVVKPKPQVSSSSRLSSDLTRETDEAAFVPDYNESDSESNVSAKDEEAAGKNPKEPKEKAVDKVKEETAAPAAADQPEASRSQSQSSPSVSRSRSQSPSESQTRSHSSSASSGESQDSKKKKKKKEKKKHKKHKKHKKHKKHVGNETELEKSQKHKHKKKKSKKSKDKEKDDQKVKSVTT; encoded by the exons atgaagaaacccttgGGTCCACCTCCACCGTCATATACTTGCTTTCGTTGTGGAAAACCTGGCCactatataaagaactgcccaacaaatggg gacaaaaattttgagtctgttcccagaattaaaaagagcacaggaattccaaggagtttcatgatggaggtgaaagaccccaatacaaagggtgctatgctgacaaacactggaaaatatgcAATACCAACTATtgatgc GGAAGCTTATGCtataggaaagaaggaaaagcctcCCTTTTTACCAGAGGAGCCATCGTCCTCCTCAGAAGAAGATGATCCTATTCCAGATGAGTTGTTATGTCTCATTTGTAAAGATATAATGACTGATGCAGTTGTTATTCCCTGCTGTGGAAACAGTTATTGTGATGAAT GTATTAGAACAGCATTACTGGAATCTGAGGAACATACATGCCCAACGTGTCATCAAACAGATGTTTCTCCTGATGCTTTAATTGCCAACAAGTTCCTACGCCAG GCTGTGAACAACTTCAAAAATGAAACTGGCTACACAAAAAGGCTCCGTAAGCAgattcagcagcaacagcagcagcagccgccgccaccgccaccaccgccaccacccctaATGAGACAAACAATAACACGCAACCTGCAGCCTCTACTCCGGCCAGCAATTTCCAGACAGCAGGATCCACTAATGATACCATTAGCTTCTCTGGCTTCTcgttctgctgctgctttgtcatCGTTGGCCCCTGGTCAGTCATCTGTGGCAGCTGGGCTGCCAGTAAATCCGTCTTCTGTCGTCGTCTCTGATCTCCCTCCAGCAGTGTCCCTATCTCTCCGTGGTGAAAAGCCAGATGGACCTTTTCG TGATGCCGATACTGTTATACCTCCTGCTGCTCTGGTGACTGCCGCTGAGCTTTCGAAATCTTCCTCTCTGTCAATCAGCAGTTTGTTGGAAGAGAAG GGCTATCAGGTTCCTGTACTAAGACAACCAGcgttaccaagtcttctgggcccccaaggacaatcaatacccacaactg gtcatccaatgagagccagtacaattcgctcagcaggtggcagaccaggctgggaact TTCAAATCGAGGACGCCCGCATAGTGAACGTACCCAAAGGACTCAGGCCCCAACACTACCAGCATCAGCACCAGTCTTTGTGCCTGTGCCTCCACCTCCCTTGTATCCTCCACCGCCCCATGCACTTCCTCTTCCTCCGGGGGTGCCACCACCACAGTTTCCTCCTCAGTTTCCACCTGGTCAGCCTCCATCTGCTGGGTACACTGTCCCCCCTCCAGGAtatcccccagctcctgcaaacATGTCATCAGCTTGGGTACCAGCAGCAGTACCAACGGCTCATTCAAATACCATCCCAACGACACAAGCACCTCctttatctagggaggagttttacagagaacaacggagacttaaagagga ggaaaagaaaaagtccaAACTTGATGAGTTTACAAATGATTTTGCTAAGGAATTGATGGAATATAAAAAGATTCAAAAGGAGCGTAGGCGTTCGTTTTCCAG gtccaagtcTCCCTATAGTGCTTCATCTTATTCTAGAAGTTCGTATACCTACTCCAagtcaagatcaggttcttcccgctctcgctcctactctcgatcGTTTAGtcgttcccattctcgttcctactcgcgatcgccgccgtatccaagaagaggcaaagggaagagtcgtaactatcgttctaggtcaaggtcacatgGTTATCaccgttcaaggtcaaggtcacctcCATACAGAAGAtaccattcacggtcaaggtctccagtattcagaggccagtctcccactaaacggactatacctcaaggggaaggagaaagggagtattttaacagatacagagaagttccaccatatgatatgaaagcttactatggcagatctgttgactttagagatccatttgaaaaggaaagatacAGAGAATGGGAAAGGAATTATAGAGAATGGTATgaaaagttttacaagggctatgctgttggcgctcaacctcgacctccagtaaacagagagaacttttctccagataggtttggtccacctgggaccagacgaGAGAATTcgccatatgctcggggacgtagggaggattatcctgctggGCAGAGCCACAGAAATCgtaatatagctggaaattaccctgaaaaaccttctggaagagagagccatggcatcaaagATCCTAcgaaatcaaaagagaaggaggtggaaaatccactgggagatggcaaaggaaataaacataaaaaacaccggaagagaagaaaaggggatgagaatgaaggatttcccaatgctgagttgttagaaggcgcgagaaaaccaagagagccagttccagcagaagacgttaaaacgGACActctgttcatggtcccaagcagagatgatgccacccctgtgagagatgagcctatggaagcagattctattgctttcaaaccagtgtctgaaaaggagaaaaaagagaaggataagccaaaagcaaaagttgacaagacaaagcggaaagtagaagtggctgttcctcctaagaaaGACAATGTAATAAAACCAGCTAAAGCTTCTCAAGAGAAGGTGGATGCCGATCGTGaaaaatctcctcgaacggaaccTCCTGtgaaaaaagtgaaggaggagttGCCAAAGACAGACAGCGTTAAAACATCTTCCTCTCAAAAGGACGAGAAGGCTCTTGGTACCCCACGGAAGGCTCACCCAAAGGTGACAAAAGATCACCCAGAAACCAGACCagccaaggaggaaaaggcaaagaaagaccATCCGAAAGAAACCAAGTCGGAGAAGCCCTCCAACAAAGAGGAGAAGTcaaaaaaacctgctgaaaaaAGCAAACCTTCTGatgcaaaacctgaaaaaagaaaaagaaaagcagatgaaaagctTGATAAAGAACATGAAGGCACTTCCATAAAGGCCTCTAAACAAGAAACTGCTGAATCGAAAACATCGCCGAAGGGGAAGACTGAGCCTGATGGTGAAAAAGGAGAGCGAACTCCAGAAAAGGATAAATCTGCTTTTCTTAACAACCCCGCAAAAAAGATTAAACTTAACCGAGAAACTGGCAAAAAGATTGTGAGTGGAGAAAATGTGCCACCTGCAAAAGAACCTGTTGAGAAACCTGAGCCGAGCATCAGCAAAgttaaacaagaaaaagcaaagggaaaagtgagaagaaaagtAACAGCAGCTGATGGATCTAGCTCAACTCTTGTAGATTATACCAG CACTAGTTCTACTGGAGGAAGCCCCGTTAGAAAGACTGAGGAAAAGCCAGATACAAAACGAACTGTCATTAAGACCATGGAGGAGTATAATAATGATATAACAGCCCCTGCTGAAGACGTCATTATTATGATCCAGGTCCCTCAGTCGAAGTGGGATAAAGATGACTTCGAGTCTGAAGAGGAAGACATTAAAACTACCCAGGTGCCTGCAAACGTAGGAAAACCTGCTAGTGTTATAAAAAATGTGAGTGCTAAGCCACCGAACCCcataaaacacaatgaaaaagaGATGGAGCCtttggagaaaacacagaaaactgcaaaagagGTGAGTTATGAAAGCTCCCAGCACGATGCAAAAAGTTCAAAAAGTTCAGTGtcgaatgaaaaaggaaaaaccaaagaCCGGGATCATTCTTTGTCAGACAAGGACACTTCTGAGAAGAGAAAGAGCAGTGTTCAGCCAGAAAAAGACCACTCGGAACGTGCAACTGAGCAAGGAAATGGCAAAAACGTTTCTCAGTCTTCCAAAGAGAGCAGATCTTCAGAGAAACATGATACTGGCCGTGGATCCACTGCTAAAGACTTTACTCCTAACCGAGACAAAAAATCTGACCATGATGGCAACAGAGATCATTCTAGTTCCAAGCGTAGAGATGAAAAGAGTGAATTAGCAAGGAGAAAAGACTCCCCTTCTCGAAACAGAGAATCTACATCAGTACAGAAAAGTAAGCCAAGAGACGAACGAGCAGAGCCATCCAAAAAGGGCACTGGAGATGCCAAAAGGAGCAGCTACAGTCCTCCGCGTGAGCGGAAGCAGTCTGATCACAAAGCTGCTCACGATTCCAAGCGTACATTGGAGGAACACAAACCTCTAGATAAAAatttaggaaaagagaaagagaagcatgTACCAGAAGTAAAGAGCAATAAAGAGAAAGAGCCAGGTGGCAATAAACCACCTTTGAAACAAGAATCACCAGAtgtaaaaaatgagaaagagaacGTGACTGGACAAAACGATAAAAGTGTTGTCAAGCCCAAGCCTCAGGTAAGCAGCTCCTCACGGCTCTCTTCTGATCTAACTCGAGAGACTGATGAGGCTGCGTTTGTACCAGACTACAATGAAAGTGACAGTGAGAGTAATGTGTCTGCAAAAGATGAGgaagctgcaggaaaaaatcCTAAAGAACCGAAAGAAAAGGCTGTTGATAAGGTGAAAGAGGAGACAGCAGCGCCTGCTGCAGCTGACCAGCCTGAAGCAAGCCGCAGTCAAAGTCAAAGCAGTCCCAGTGTTAGCCGCAGCCGTAGTCAGAGCCCTTCTGAGAGTCAGACTCGAAGCcacagcagcagtgccagctcaGGAGAGAGTcaagacagcaagaaaaagaaaaagaaaaaagagaaaaagaagcacaaGAAGCATAAGAAACACAAGAAGCATAAGAAACACGTTGGAAACGAAACAGAATTGGAAAAGAgccaaaaacacaaacacaagaagaaaaaatcgAAGAAGAGCAAAGATAAAGAGAAAGATGACCAAAAAGTGAAATCTGTCACTACATAG